ATAACCCACGTAACATTTTACTACGCTTATTTCTAACATTCATAGGAACAACACCTTCCATTTCTACTGCCTCTGTGTTGTCACGTTCAGAATAGGTAAATACATGCAAATAAGAAATATCCAGTTCGTTTAAAAAGTTGTAAGTTTCTAAAAAATGAGTGTCCGTTTCACCTGGAAAGCCAACAATAACATCAACACCTATACAGGCATTTGGCATCACTTCTTTTATTTTTGAAACTCTATCCACATACAATTCACGCATGTAACGACGCTTCATCTTCTTTAAAATCTCATTGCTGCCCGATTGTAACGGAATATGGAAATGGGGCACAAAAGCTCTGGATTTTGAAACCAAATCAATCGTTTCGTTCTTTAAAAGGTTTGGTTCGATAGATGATATTCTTAAACGCTCAATCCCTTCCACCTTATCAAGTTCGGTTACCAAATCCAAAAACGTGTGTTCGTGTTTTTTGTTTCCAAATTCTCCCTTGCCATAATCGCCAATATTAACGCCCGTTAGTACAATTTCTTTAATGTTTTGAGCTGAAATTTCTCTAGCGTTTTGCAACACATTTTCCATGGTATCACTTCTAGAAATACCACGAGCCAACGGAATGGTACAATAGGTACACTTATAATCGCAACCATCTTGTACCTTTAAAAAGGCACGTGTTCTATCACCTATGGAATAGCTTCCCACGTAAAAATCGGCTTCCTCAATTTCGCATGAATGCACTTCACCAAAATCGTTTTTGGAAAGATCGTTTATATAATCGGTAATCTTAAATTTTTCGGTAGCACCCAAAACCAGATCCACACCATTAACATCTGCCAATTCCTGGGGTTTTAATTGCGCATAGCAACCAACAGCCGCTACAAACGCCTTGGGGTTTGCTTTTTGTGCTT
This genomic window from Mariniflexile sp. TRM1-10 contains:
- the mtaB gene encoding tRNA (N(6)-L-threonylcarbamoyladenosine(37)-C(2))-methylthiotransferase MtaB, which codes for MRKKVAFYTLGCKLNFSETSTIARGFTDEGFDRVDFSEQADIYVINTCSVTENADKRFKSIVKQAQKANPKAFVAAVGCYAQLKPQELADVNGVDLVLGATEKFKITDYINDLSKNDFGEVHSCEIEEADFYVGSYSIGDRTRAFLKVQDGCDYKCTYCTIPLARGISRSDTMENVLQNAREISAQNIKEIVLTGVNIGDYGKGEFGNKKHEHTFLDLVTELDKVEGIERLRISSIEPNLLKNETIDLVSKSRAFVPHFHIPLQSGSNEILKKMKRRYMRELYVDRVSKIKEVMPNACIGVDVIVGFPGETDTHFLETYNFLNELDISYLHVFTYSERDNTEAVEMEGVVPMNVRNKRSKMLRGLSVKKRRAFYESQLGTTRTVLFESENKEGYINGFTENYVKVKAPWNPELVNTLHPVALTKIDEDGLVRFEFVNMEVF